A region of Alkalidesulfovibrio alkalitolerans DSM 16529 DNA encodes the following proteins:
- a CDS encoding heme exporter protein CcmB has protein sequence MLRPALAIASKDLRMVFAAGQGLAQALLLGLLLVFLFSLSRAPGEATPALAAAVIFWLSTAFALILFCNTLYGFEDEAGARQGLLLSPAPPQAVWLGKALACMALLLLVQAVFAPAVIVFLGQGLGEGFAMGLFGILVVDWGLCCLGALLGALAHGQSAKESLLSIILFPLLVPALLAGVKTLAFALGAEDIEGPMQWLALGAAFDALFTAGALVLYPFVFCGDE, from the coding sequence GTGCTGAGACCCGCCCTGGCCATAGCCTCCAAGGACTTGCGCATGGTCTTCGCGGCCGGGCAGGGACTTGCCCAGGCATTGCTGCTGGGCCTTCTTCTGGTCTTTCTTTTCAGCCTTTCGCGCGCACCGGGCGAGGCCACGCCAGCCCTTGCGGCCGCAGTCATCTTCTGGCTTTCCACGGCCTTCGCCCTGATCCTGTTCTGCAACACGCTCTACGGCTTCGAGGACGAAGCCGGAGCGCGCCAGGGGCTTTTGCTCTCGCCCGCGCCGCCGCAGGCCGTGTGGCTGGGCAAGGCTCTTGCCTGCATGGCGCTCCTGCTGTTGGTACAGGCCGTGTTCGCCCCGGCCGTGATCGTCTTTCTCGGCCAGGGACTCGGCGAGGGATTCGCCATGGGACTCTTTGGCATCCTTGTGGTCGATTGGGGACTTTGCTGCCTGGGCGCGCTCTTGGGCGCGCTGGCGCACGGGCAGTCGGCCAAGGAGTCGTTGCTCTCCATCATCCTGTTCCCGCTCCTGGTCCCGGCCCTTCTGGCCGGAGTCAAGACGCTCGCCTTCGCCCTGGGTGCCGAGGACATCGAGGGACCGATGCAGTGGCTCGCCCTGGGAGCGGCCTTCGATGCCCTGTTCACGGCCGGGGCCTTGGTGCTATACCCCTTCGTGTTCTGTGGAGACGAATGA
- a CDS encoding ABC transporter ATP-binding protein yields the protein MGEARGAAPLVSCSGVAKFYGHKLVFKGVSLSVLPGEIWLLAGENGAGKSTLLRLLAGLARPDAGAVERGARAGGVGLLGHETFIYPHLSALDNLRFWAGLHGCAADHETLLAILSRVNLAAVAEEKAGRFSRGMAQRLALARVLLLSPELLLLDEPGTGLDVRSRTMLDREITVARDRGAGLVWVSHHVAHDLAMADKVLHLKGGRAAFCGPAAEFRPEAEGLC from the coding sequence ATGGGCGAGGCTAGGGGCGCCGCCCCGCTCGTTTCCTGCTCGGGCGTGGCCAAGTTCTACGGCCACAAGCTCGTCTTCAAAGGCGTGAGCCTGAGCGTCCTGCCCGGCGAGATCTGGCTCCTGGCCGGAGAGAACGGCGCGGGCAAGTCCACGCTTTTGCGCCTTCTGGCCGGTCTGGCCCGGCCCGACGCAGGCGCGGTCGAACGCGGCGCGCGAGCGGGCGGCGTCGGCCTGCTCGGTCACGAGACCTTCATCTATCCGCACCTGAGCGCCCTGGACAACCTGCGGTTCTGGGCCGGACTGCACGGTTGCGCCGCCGATCACGAGACGCTGCTCGCGATCCTCTCGCGCGTGAACCTCGCGGCCGTGGCCGAGGAAAAGGCGGGCCGCTTCTCGCGTGGCATGGCGCAGCGTCTCGCCCTGGCGCGCGTGCTGCTGCTCTCGCCCGAACTCTTGCTGCTCGACGAGCCCGGCACAGGCTTGGACGTCCGCTCGCGGACCATGCTCGACCGCGAGATAACGGTCGCGCGCGACCGCGGCGCGGGGCTCGTGTGGGTCAGCCACCACGTGGCGCACGATCTGGCCATGGCGGACAAGGTCTTGCACCTGAAGGGAGGCCGCGCGGCCTTCTGCGGTCCGGCCGCGGAGTTCAGGCCCGAGGCGGAGGGGCTGTGCTGA